The genomic stretch GCGATGGCCTGTACGCGCCATGTGATCGATGCCTGCGACGAATTTAGAGCAGCGTGAGAGAACACCAACATCTGCGCCCCGATCCAAGATCGCTACGAGAATATTGGATTTACGGGGACGCCCCTTCTCTCCATCGGACCGGCACCCGATCCGCCCCAAAGGGACAGGCATATAACAGGTGAGGATATGATACCTGAGTGTATGAAGATCGTCGTCTCACTGACGTGTCCCGACGAAATCCAGAAGGCGGTGGCCCTTGGCGCCGATATCGTCGAACTGAGGCTTGACCTCATGGGGGACGACCTATCGGCGGTGATGGCGGGGTGCGGCGGTGAATGCGCCGTTCCGCTCATCGCCACCCTCAGAAGCAGGGAAGAGGGAGGTGAGTTTGGCGGAGATGCCGAGGAATGGTTCTCGATCATCCAGCCCTTCCTCGATCTGGTGGACTATGTGGACGTAGAGAGGAAGTTCAGGCGGTTCGCCCGCATCATTCGCCAGCAGCATCGGGAGGTGATCGCTTCGGCGCATATCGGATATATGCCCCCTCCAGACGATCTGCTGGCAATCGAGCGCGACTTGCGCTCGTTCGGCACCATACCGAAGATTGCGGTCACTCCGTCATCGCCCGCCGAAATACTGGACCTGTGTTCGTTCACCCTGAATGCCGAGAAGCCGATCGTCACCAGCATCCAGGGTGAAGAGTTCAGGTACGCCCGCACCTGGCTCCCATTCTTCGGTTCCGGGCTGGTCTACTGCCATATCGGCACACCGACGGCCCCGGGTCAGTACGACATCAGGGAACTCCAGAAACTCGAGGAACTCCTCACATATCACTGAGGACCACCTCCGGTGCACCGGAAACGGACAGGCCCATCCGTTCCCGAGCATACATCTTTTTTTCACGCGGGCGGATCGCGCTTCAATCGTATTGTGCCCTGATTGAGGGGACCGGAAAAAACGGAGCATCGGTTCCCCCTCCAGGGGATCATTCACAAACCAGAAGCGTCGTTCACCGCATATGCCCTCTCTTCGAGCAGGGCATCCACAATCACCAGCGCCAGCATCGCCTCGGCCACCGGGACGATCCTGAGGGCGATGCAGGGATCGTGACGCCCCCGGATCGAGACCTCCCGCTCCCGACCCGCCGTATCGACGGTCCGCTGGGAGAGGGCGATGGAAGGGGTCGGTTTGACGGCGATCCGTGCGACAATCTCCGCACCGGTTGAGATGCCGCCGAGGACGCCGCCCGCATGGTTGGAGAGAAAACCCGTGGCATCCATGGCATCGTTGTTCTCGCTCCCCAGGAGGGCGGCGGCACCGAACCCCTCGCCGATCTCGACACCCTTCACCGCCCCGATCCCCATCAGGGCGGCGGCGATGGCGGCATCGAGTTTCCCGAAGACCGGGCTGCCGAGGCCCGCCGGGATGCCGGCGGCGCGGACCTCGACGATCCCGCCAACCGAGTCGCCCGCCGCCTGCGCCTCCCGGATCACCACAGCGAACCGGTCGGGATCAGATTCGCCGCGGACCGAGAGCACCGCACCTGAAACAGAGATACCCTCCCGTTCGAGCACCCGGAGGGCCACCGCACCGGCGGCGACCCGGGCGGCAGTCTCCCGCCCGGAACTCCGACCGCCGCCGCGATGGTCGCGGAGTCCGTATTTTTTCCAGTAGGTGTAGTCGGCATGACCTGGCCTGAAGACTTCCCGCAGGGCGTCATAGTCATGGCTCCTGACGTCCCGGTTCGGGATGATCAGGGCGAGGGGGGTGCCGGTGGTCTTCCCCTCGAAGACCCCGGAGAGGATCTCGACCCGGTCGGTTTCGGCGCGAGGCGAGGAGAGGGGGCCGCCCGGTCGTCGGCGGTCGAGCATCGGCTGGATATCGGCCTCGGAGAGGGGCATCCCTGCGGGGCACCCGTCGATCACCGCACCGATAGCGGGGCCGTGACTCTCGCCGAATGTGGTGACCCGGAAATGGCGGCCGAAGGTGTTCATACCCCGAGCACCTCCCTCACCCGTTCAGGCAGGACTCTGATCCCGGTCATATGGAGGAACTGTTCGCACGCCTGATACACAAACATCCCGGTGCCTGAGATTGTCCGGCACCCCAGTTCGGCCGCTATGCGGAGGAGCGGGGTTTCAGCCGGGGTGTAGACGAGGTCAAAGACCGTCATCGAAGGCAGGAGATCGGCGGGCGAGAGCAGGGAGCCGGGATCCCCGCCCATACCCACCGGTGTGGCGTGGATGACGATTTCGGGCCGAATCACCCCGAACTGCTGCATCGTCCCGGAATCACAGCCAAACCGCCCGGCCAGCGCCCGCGACTGTTCCGGATTGCGGGCGAGCACCGTCACCTCGCAGCCAAGGTCGAGCAGGGCATAGACAGCGGCGGCAGCGGCACCACCCGCCCCCAGGACGACCGCCCGCCCCGGCAATACCCCATCCAGGGGGCGGCGGACACCGATCCAGTCGGTGTTCGAGGCACAGCACATCCCGCACCTGATGAGAAGGGTGTTTGCAGCCCCGATCGCCTCCGCATGGGGGTCGGCCCGATCGGCAGCGTTGAGGGCCGACTCCTTGTGCGGGATGGTGACCGAGAGCCCCTGCACCCCGAGCCCGACCGCCGCATCCAGGACGGCGGAGAAATCCGGGTGGCCAAGGAAGGTGTAATGCGCATCCAGCCCGCACTCGGCAAACAAGGCGTTCCAGAGCTCTGGGCTCCGGCTGTGCAGCACCGGATGGCCAGCGATGCCAAAGAGACGGGTGGGGGCAGGGAGGGAGGCGAGGCGCTTCCTCTCCCCCGACGGCATCGAAAAACCATCCAGGATCCCGATGTCCCTGCCGGATGCATGGAGGTGATCGAGCACCGCCTCTGCCACCTCGCCCGGGGTGAGGGCGGCAGTATCGACACAGATGTCGGCCGCACGGAGATAATATGGGCGACGAATGGCGAGCACCTCCCGGATCTCCTCGTCGGGTGGCAGGGCGGTGAGTGGCGGGCGGTCAGACCCGGCGATCCTTTCGGCGATCACGGATGCCGGTGCATGGAGCAGCACCACCGTCCCCCCCCGCCGGAGCGCGGCCACATTTGCCGGGTCCAGGACCGCCCCGCCGCCGGTGCTGATCACCCCTTCCTCATCGGCGAGACCGGCGATCACCGAGCGCTCTATTGCCCGGAAGGCCTCTTCCCCGAGACGCTCGAAGATCGCCGGTATCGACATCCCGGCCCGCCCCTCGGTGGCGGCGTCGGTGTCGATGAAGGGAAGACCGAGACGGCGGGCAAGAAGACGCCCGACAACCGTTTTTCCGGTGCCCCGGTAACCAATCAGCACGACCTTCATAGCAGTCCCACCCCCACAAGCGCCTCCCAGAAACCGGGATAGGACTTTTCGACGCACCCCGCATCCCGGACAACGACACCCCCGGCACCGAGTCCGATCACGGCGGCGCTCATCGCCGTCCGGTGATCATTCTCTGGATCGACGATCAGGGGCCTGAGGGGGCCGGGACGGATGGTGAGGCGGTCACCCTCCACCGTCACCCCGGCCCCGGCGGCGGTGAGCACGCGCCGGATCGCCTCCAGACGGTCGCTCTCCTTGTACCTGAGGTGGGCGACCCCGGTGATCGTGGTCGATCCGCGGGCGAACGCCGCCACGGCCGCCACCGTCTGGACGATGTCGGGGGCGGAGGCCATCCCCACCTCGATCCCCTCCAGGGGCCCGTCGCGCTCGACCGTGAGGAGGTCGCCGTTCCAGCGCACCCGGCACCCCATTGCCGAGAGGATCTCAGGGAAGATCCGGTCACCCTGCGCCGAGGTGCGCTCCAGCCCGCCGACGCTCACCCGTCCACCGCAGACGGCGGCGATCGCACAGAGATAGGAGGCCGAGGACCAGTCGCCCTCGACGGTGTAGTCCCGGCCCCGATAGACCCCTTCCGGCACCACGAACCATTCCGAACCGACCCTGAAGGGACGGACGCCGAAATCTTCCATCGTGCGGAGCGTGAGGTCGATATAGGGGCGGGAGACCGGCGGGGTGCGCATGCAGACGGCGAGGGTGCGGCGGGCATAGGGCCCGGCGATGAGCAGGGAGGAGAGGAACTGGCTGCTCATGCCGCCCTCCAAGTTGACCACACCCCCACGGAGGGGGCCCTGCACCTCAACCGGCGGATAGCCCTCCTGAACCGGATAGCGGACCCGCCCCCCCGCCTGCACCAGGGCGTCGCCGAGCGGGCCGAAGGGGCGCTGCTGCATGCGGGCATCGCCGGTCAGACAGACCGGATGCGGGGCGAGGAGGGAGACTCCAGCCATGATCCGCAGGGTGGTGCCCGAGTTGCCGAGGGAGAGGCGCACCGGACCCCCTGTGTCGGGCAGGGCACCGGCGCAGCCCTGCAGGCGCACGCTCTCCTCCTCCTGCACCAGGTCAATCCCCAGGGAGCGGAGGGCGGCGGCGGTCAGACGGGTGTCGGCGGCACGGAGCGGGCGGCGGATCACCGACTCGCCCTCCGCAAGGGCGGCGATCATGAGGGCGCGGTGGGTGACGCTCTTTGAGGGGGGGGCGGTGAAGCGGAGGTCCACCTCCTGCCGCCGTTCGATCCTCACCTCCACTCCCCCACCTCCAGACGCGGATAGCAGCCAAACCATTGTACAGCCGCCAGACCATCGAGCTCAGCCAGGGCACCCTCCCAGGCGGGAGAGGCATGACCGTCCACAAAGAATACATACCGCCCCATCCCCCGTCTGGCTGGCCGGGACTCGATCCTGGTGAGGTTGATCGAGCGCCGGGCAAACACCGCCAGCATCTCGGCGAGCAGCCCGACGCGGTCGGTCCGCGGATCGATGAGCACCGAACACTTGACGGCGTCTTCGCCCGCATAGCGTTGCCGGGAAATGA from Methanofollis fontis encodes the following:
- a CDS encoding type I 3-dehydroquinate dehydratase gives rise to the protein MIPECMKIVVSLTCPDEIQKAVALGADIVELRLDLMGDDLSAVMAGCGGECAVPLIATLRSREEGGEFGGDAEEWFSIIQPFLDLVDYVDVERKFRRFARIIRQQHREVIASAHIGYMPPPDDLLAIERDLRSFGTIPKIAVTPSSPAEILDLCSFTLNAEKPIVTSIQGEEFRYARTWLPFFGSGLVYCHIGTPTAPGQYDIRELQKLEELLTYH
- the aroC gene encoding chorismate synthase; the encoded protein is MNTFGRHFRVTTFGESHGPAIGAVIDGCPAGMPLSEADIQPMLDRRRPGGPLSSPRAETDRVEILSGVFEGKTTGTPLALIIPNRDVRSHDYDALREVFRPGHADYTYWKKYGLRDHRGGGRSSGRETAARVAAGAVALRVLEREGISVSGAVLSVRGESDPDRFAVVIREAQAAGDSVGGIVEVRAAGIPAGLGSPVFGKLDAAIAAALMGIGAVKGVEIGEGFGAAALLGSENNDAMDATGFLSNHAGGVLGGISTGAEIVARIAVKPTPSIALSQRTVDTAGREREVSIRGRHDPCIALRIVPVAEAMLALVIVDALLEERAYAVNDASGL
- a CDS encoding shikimate kinase, producing the protein MKVVLIGYRGTGKTVVGRLLARRLGLPFIDTDAATEGRAGMSIPAIFERLGEEAFRAIERSVIAGLADEEGVISTGGGAVLDPANVAALRRGGTVVLLHAPASVIAERIAGSDRPPLTALPPDEEIREVLAIRRPYYLRAADICVDTAALTPGEVAEAVLDHLHASGRDIGILDGFSMPSGERKRLASLPAPTRLFGIAGHPVLHSRSPELWNALFAECGLDAHYTFLGHPDFSAVLDAAVGLGVQGLSVTIPHKESALNAADRADPHAEAIGAANTLLIRCGMCCASNTDWIGVRRPLDGVLPGRAVVLGAGGAAAAAVYALLDLGCEVTVLARNPEQSRALAGRFGCDSGTMQQFGVIRPEIVIHATPVGMGGDPGSLLSPADLLPSMTVFDLVYTPAETPLLRIAAELGCRTISGTGMFVYQACEQFLHMTGIRVLPERVREVLGV
- the aroA gene encoding 3-phosphoshikimate 1-carboxyvinyltransferase — protein: MEVRIERRQEVDLRFTAPPSKSVTHRALMIAALAEGESVIRRPLRAADTRLTAAALRSLGIDLVQEEESVRLQGCAGALPDTGGPVRLSLGNSGTTLRIMAGVSLLAPHPVCLTGDARMQQRPFGPLGDALVQAGGRVRYPVQEGYPPVEVQGPLRGGVVNLEGGMSSQFLSSLLIAGPYARRTLAVCMRTPPVSRPYIDLTLRTMEDFGVRPFRVGSEWFVVPEGVYRGRDYTVEGDWSSASYLCAIAAVCGGRVSVGGLERTSAQGDRIFPEILSAMGCRVRWNGDLLTVERDGPLEGIEVGMASAPDIVQTVAAVAAFARGSTTITGVAHLRYKESDRLEAIRRVLTAAGAGVTVEGDRLTIRPGPLRPLIVDPENDHRTAMSAAVIGLGAGGVVVRDAGCVEKSYPGFWEALVGVGLL